A single region of the Apodemus sylvaticus chromosome 7, mApoSyl1.1, whole genome shotgun sequence genome encodes:
- the Smco4 gene encoding single-pass membrane and coiled-coil domain-containing protein 4: MRQLKGKPKKETSKDKKERKQAMQEARQQITTVVLPTLAVVVLLIVVFVYVATRPTVTE; encoded by the coding sequence ATGCGTCAGCTCAAAGGGAAGCCAAAGAAAGAGACGTCCAAGGACAAAAAGGAGCGGAAGCAGGCCATGCAGGAGGCCCGGCAGCAGATCACCACTGTGGTGCTGCCTACCTTGGCTGTGGTGGTGCTCCTCATTGTCGTGTTCGTGTATGTGGCCACTCGCCCCACCGTCACCGAGTGA